A single region of the Tigriopus californicus strain San Diego chromosome 8, Tcal_SD_v2.1, whole genome shotgun sequence genome encodes:
- the LOC131884493 gene encoding lissencephaly-1 homolog isoform X1, translating into MKMVLSQRQREELNKAIAEYLQSNGYNDALEHFKRESDMPGDIDKKFTGLLEKKWTSVIRLQKKVNELEAKLTEAEKEFISGAPTREKRSPGEWIPRPPEKYALSGHRAPVTKVLFHPIFSLVISASEDSTLKVWDFETGDFERTLKGHTDSVQDVAFDAQGKFLVSCSADMSIKVWDFQTYDCIKTLQGHDHNVSSVCFVPSGDHIISSSRDKSIKMWEVATGYCVKTYKGHREWVRMVRVFSDQYIASCSNDQTVRVWALQTKDCKLELREHDHVVECLAWAPESATGAINEAANEDNKSEGGKFIGPFLASGSRDKTIKIWDITSGSCLFTLVGHDNWVRGLVFHPGGKYLLSASDDKTMRVWDVAHKRCQKRLDTHTHFCTSLDIHRSGPYVVTGSVDQTVKIWECR; encoded by the exons ATGAAAATGGTCTTGTCCCAGCGACAAAGAGAGGAACTGAACAAGGCCATCGCCGAGTATCTCCAGAGCAATGGATACAACGATGCCTTGGAACACTTTAAACGTGAGAGTGATATGCCCGGTGACATTGACAAGAAGTTCACCGGATTGCTCGAGAAGAAATGGACGTCAGTCATTCGCTTGCAGAAAAAG GTGAACGAATTAGAGGCCAAATTGACCGAGGCCGAGAAGGAGTTCATTTCCGGGGCTCCCACACGAGAAAAGCGCTCCCCGGGCGAATGGATTCCGCGCCCACCAGAAAAATACGCTTTGTCCGGCCATCGGGCGCCCGTCACCAAAGTACTCTTCCATCCCATTTTCAGCCTCGTGATATCCGCCTCAGAGGACTCCACCCTCAAAGTTTGGGACTTTGAGACTGGCGACTTCGAGCGTACTCTCAAAGGTCACACGGACTCCGTGCAAGATGTCGCTTTTGATGCGCAGGGCAAGTTTCTCGTCTCGTGCTCGGCGGACATGTCTATCAAGGTATGggattttcaaacatatgaCTGCATAAAGACACTTCAGGGTCACGACCACAATGTGAGCAGTGTTTGTTTTGTGCCTTCCGGCGACCACATCATTTCATCCAGTCGCGACAAATCTATCAAGATGTGGGAGGTGGCCACCGGCTATTGTGTCAAGACCTATAAGGGTCATCGAGAATGGGTGCGCATGGTTCGAGTCTTTTCGGACCAATACATTGCATCGTGCTCCAACGACCAGACAGTGCGCGTCTGGGCACTTCAAACCAAAGATTGCAAACTGGAACTAAGGGAGCACGATCATGTGGTCGAATGTTTAGCTTGGGCCCCTGAATCCGCCACGGGGGCCATCAATGAAGCTGCCAACGAGGACAACAAATCCGAAGGAGGCAAGTTCATCGGTCCATTCTTGGCCTCGGGCTCCAGGGACAAGACCATCAAGATCTGGGACATCACGTCCGGGTCATGTTTGTTCACGCTCGTGGGCCACGACAATTGGGTGCGCGGATTGGTGTTTCATCCGGGGGGTAAATATTTGCTCTCGGCCAGTGATGACAAGACCATGCGAGTGTGGGATGTGGCTCATAAACGATGTCAGAAGAGGCTCGATACGCACACGCACTTCTGCACGTCCTTGGATATCCATCGCTCCGGGCCTTATGTGGTCACGGGAAGCGTAGACCAAACGGTGAAAATTTGGGAATGCCGCTAG
- the LOC131884493 gene encoding lissencephaly-1 homolog isoform X2 — translation MDTTMPWNTLNVRVICPVTLTRSSPDCSRRNGRQSFACRKSLVISASEDSTLKVWDFETGDFERTLKGHTDSVQDVAFDAQGKFLVSCSADMSIKVWDFQTYDCIKTLQGHDHNVSSVCFVPSGDHIISSSRDKSIKMWEVATGYCVKTYKGHREWVRMVRVFSDQYIASCSNDQTVRVWALQTKDCKLELREHDHVVECLAWAPESATGAINEAANEDNKSEGGKFIGPFLASGSRDKTIKIWDITSGSCLFTLVGHDNWVRGLVFHPGGKYLLSASDDKTMRVWDVAHKRCQKRLDTHTHFCTSLDIHRSGPYVVTGSVDQTVKIWECR, via the exons ATGGATACAACGATGCCTTGGAACACTTTAAACGTGAGAGTGATATGCCCGGTGACATTGACAAGAAGTTCACCGGATTGCTCGAGAAGAAATGGACGTCAGTCATTCGCTTGCAGAAAAAG CCTCGTGATATCCGCCTCAGAGGACTCCACCCTCAAAGTTTGGGACTTTGAGACTGGCGACTTCGAGCGTACTCTCAAAGGTCACACGGACTCCGTGCAAGATGTCGCTTTTGATGCGCAGGGCAAGTTTCTCGTCTCGTGCTCGGCGGACATGTCTATCAAGGTATGggattttcaaacatatgaCTGCATAAAGACACTTCAGGGTCACGACCACAATGTGAGCAGTGTTTGTTTTGTGCCTTCCGGCGACCACATCATTTCATCCAGTCGCGACAAATCTATCAAGATGTGGGAGGTGGCCACCGGCTATTGTGTCAAGACCTATAAGGGTCATCGAGAATGGGTGCGCATGGTTCGAGTCTTTTCGGACCAATACATTGCATCGTGCTCCAACGACCAGACAGTGCGCGTCTGGGCACTTCAAACCAAAGATTGCAAACTGGAACTAAGGGAGCACGATCATGTGGTCGAATGTTTAGCTTGGGCCCCTGAATCCGCCACGGGGGCCATCAATGAAGCTGCCAACGAGGACAACAAATCCGAAGGAGGCAAGTTCATCGGTCCATTCTTGGCCTCGGGCTCCAGGGACAAGACCATCAAGATCTGGGACATCACGTCCGGGTCATGTTTGTTCACGCTCGTGGGCCACGACAATTGGGTGCGCGGATTGGTGTTTCATCCGGGGGGTAAATATTTGCTCTCGGCCAGTGATGACAAGACCATGCGAGTGTGGGATGTGGCTCATAAACGATGTCAGAAGAGGCTCGATACGCACACGCACTTCTGCACGTCCTTGGATATCCATCGCTCCGGGCCTTATGTGGTCACGGGAAGCGTAGACCAAACGGTGAAAATTTGGGAATGCCGCTAG
- the LOC131884497 gene encoding uncharacterized protein LOC131884497 isoform X2 has product MYRRITSRSLFFWQEIREIRPSALGSGMPQILFNSSQSGNVPANIKEHSDAQKVQPTDGSRERSGQQTSQHFSSGFMNDQQSRFSSDQGIKSDMNVDEPANLTCQDMGGNAQLDSVLQTNVPEPYSPEDEGNLKEGIPGGLSDCPSTRDKRWTMEDRIDNSHTMGK; this is encoded by the exons ATGTACAGGCGTATCACATCGAGATCGCTTTTCTTCTGGCAAGAAATTCGAGAAATAAGACCGAGTGCGTTGGGGAGTGGAATGCCACAAA TTTTGTTCAACTCTTCCCAAAGCGGAAACGTTCCAGCCAATATCAAGGAACACAGCGACGCCCAGAAGGTCCAACCCACCGATGGCAG CCGCGAAAGGTCAGGCCAACAAACCTCCCAACATTTCTCGTCCGGATTCATGAACGATCAGCAATCGCGATTCTCGTCGGACCAAGGGATCAAGTCTGATATGAATGTGGATGAGCCGGCCAATTTAACTTGTCAAGACATGGGTGGGAATGCGCAATTGGATTCGGTTCTGCAG ACCAATGTTCCCGAGCCCTATTCGCCCGAAGATGAGGGTAATCTGAAGGAGGGCATACCGGGTGGACTATCAGATTGCCCCAGTACTCGAGACAAACGCTGGACTATGGAGGATCGGATTGACAACTCTCATACCAtgggaaaataa
- the LOC131884497 gene encoding uncharacterized protein LOC131884497 isoform X1: MYRRITSRSLFFWQEIREIRPSALGSGMPQILFNSSQSGNVPANIKEHSDAQKVQPTDGRSRERSGQQTSQHFSSGFMNDQQSRFSSDQGIKSDMNVDEPANLTCQDMGGNAQLDSVLQTNVPEPYSPEDEGNLKEGIPGGLSDCPSTRDKRWTMEDRIDNSHTMGK; the protein is encoded by the exons ATGTACAGGCGTATCACATCGAGATCGCTTTTCTTCTGGCAAGAAATTCGAGAAATAAGACCGAGTGCGTTGGGGAGTGGAATGCCACAAA TTTTGTTCAACTCTTCCCAAAGCGGAAACGTTCCAGCCAATATCAAGGAACACAGCGACGCCCAGAAGGTCCAACCCACCGATGGCAG AAGCCGCGAAAGGTCAGGCCAACAAACCTCCCAACATTTCTCGTCCGGATTCATGAACGATCAGCAATCGCGATTCTCGTCGGACCAAGGGATCAAGTCTGATATGAATGTGGATGAGCCGGCCAATTTAACTTGTCAAGACATGGGTGGGAATGCGCAATTGGATTCGGTTCTGCAG ACCAATGTTCCCGAGCCCTATTCGCCCGAAGATGAGGGTAATCTGAAGGAGGGCATACCGGGTGGACTATCAGATTGCCCCAGTACTCGAGACAAACGCTGGACTATGGAGGATCGGATTGACAACTCTCATACCAtgggaaaataa
- the LOC131884496 gene encoding uncharacterized protein LOC131884496, translating to MPSSSRCLEHEFEEEQKISNLKRLRGKESLKQLESGKSDCETCCDEFCGCSFCSCWLSQLILAVFSFEHKCISIIIYTIFPLFIVLDFLIGSLAKSQGWYSASLGQMVCHWSATACAIWIAVALSATLVAAFSFLGKLTNFLCDSCHKQGKLKRLNLKNGPSGQQAPEITVTSESTEDVDEGNDHVDEDYDFWQSRRGARYYASRPSSTVVVVV from the coding sequence ATGCCCTCGTCGTCTCGATGCTTGGAACATGAGTTTGAAGAGGAGCAAAAGATCTCGAATCTGAAGCGACTACGCGGCAAAGAGTCCCTGAAACAATTGGAATCTGGAAAGAGTGATTGCGAAACCTGTTGCGACGAGTTTTGCGGATGCTCCTTCTGCTCCTGCTGGCTGTCCCAACTTATCTTAGCCGTGTTCTCGTTCGAGCACAAATGCATTTCCATCATCATTTATACCATTTTCCCGCTCTTCATTGTGCTCGACTTCTTGATCGGTTCCCTGGCCAAGTCTCAAGGTTGGTATTCGGCCAGTTTAGGACAAATGGTGTGCCACTGGAGTGCCACGGCTTGCGCCATTTGGATCGCCGTAGCCCTAAGTGCCACCCTAGTGGCGGCATTCAGTTTCTTGGGGAAATTGACTAATTTTCTCTGCGATTCGTGCCACAAGCAGGGCAAGCTCAAACGTCTCAATTTGAAGAACGGCCCATCAGGCCAACAAGCACCGGAGATCACCGTCACATCAGAGTCCACGGAAGATGTTGACGAGGGCAACGATCATGTTGACGAAGACTATGACTTCTGGCAATCTCGGCGAGGAGCTCGATACTACGCCAGTCGGCCTTCGTCTACTGTGGTTGTCGTTGTGTGA
- the LOC131884494 gene encoding uncharacterized protein LOC131884494 — protein MMEELDDQWGGYDPPIGESDGSSLPTSQPLSAMASLHQGSAEAKSGSGLVSRRDPSSMAKPPCTDTGTGTGTDTDLDIESELRREKAVLRFTADLADFAQVDWPTQESKIEEDLGDLLIRLDEFQHLLAMSQNDTATCLFQQVPSITQSFPNVERIFHKIDRLEVMVAKIKTNMENMDKLLTQAENTVAGSGIRTFMPMLFGAARPPAAAFMPPMSSNPSEIRVFSTDEFYPKIMKP, from the exons ATGATGGAGGAGCTCGACGACCAATGGGGTGGTTATGATCCACCAATCGGGGAGTCTGATGGCTCCTCGCTACCCACTAGTCAACCATTGTCCGCCATGGCTAGCCTACACCAGGGATCGGCAGAGGCGAAATCCGGGTCGGGACTTGTTTCTCGGCGCGATCCCAGTTCGATGGCCAAACCTCCGTGCACGGACACGGGCACGGGCACGGGCACGGACACGGATTTAGACATTGAGTCAGAGCTCCGGCGAGAGAAGGCTGTCTTGAGATTTACGGCGGATTTAGCGGATTTCGCTCAAGTGGATTGGCCGACTCAG GAAAGTAAAATAGAAGAGGACCTGGGTGATTTGCTGATTCGCCTCGACGAGTTCCAACATTTGTTGGCCATGAGCCAAAATGACACGGCCACCTGTTTATTCCAGCAAGTGCCCTCCATAACTCAAAGTTTCCCCAACGTGGAGCGCATCTTTCACAAAATCGACCG ATTGGAGGTGATGGTGGCCAAAATCAAGACTAATATGGAGAATATGGATAAGCTTTTAACCCAAGCGGAAAATACCGTGGCAGGTTCCGGTATTCGAACCTTCATGCCGATGCTTTTT GGTGCTGCCCGCCCGCCAGCCGCCGCCTTTATGCCACCCATGTCATCAAATCCTTCGGAGATTCGCGTATTTTCGACCGATGAATTCTACCCGAAGATAATGAAACCTTAA
- the LOC131885322 gene encoding solute carrier family 35 member C2-like gives MARLPRMSGSIQSASGPNHNHPGMTHRAWWQRISTSAAVIAAYFLCSISLTFFQKQVVQKHTFPITIVLCHLIMKFVFASGFRSIYTWYTAKSRVTLPWGVYLRRISGIAAASAFDIGLSQWGLEFVTVTLYTMTKSSSILFILFFSVIFKLEQCNVYLPAITLAIGGGLFLFVYQSTQFHLFGFTLCLIASFMSGARWTISQKVVQKSQLGLSHPIDMIYHIQPLMILCILPLSVFFEGADVATSQEGFRFQSYNVIVHLAGLVFFGGTLAFVMEAFEYLVLAKTSSLTLSIIGVVKELTSIFVDQVFMSHNQPLSAINWLGMTICVLGILIHLVNKSKETPQSMAQTGLKARAYRRHNRRDLESEYGLPLLSDDSGDLSSDEDFFSPNLPVSRSDSNLKGASNFKNVGEEFFLRENRTWTSVRDSHLLMKGLDTDDERTVPDILLDKNEIQKAQVAKQQSRNDDVLLSELDFLDSD, from the exons ATGGCGCGTCTACCTCGAATGTCCGGCTCCATCCAATCCGCGTCTGGACCTAACCACAACCACCCTGGGATGACTCATCGGGCGTGGTGGCAACGGATCAGCACAAGCGCCGCTGTCATTGCCGCCTATTTCTTGTGTTCCATCTCGCTCACCTTCTTTCAAAAGCAAGTGGTTCAG AAGCATACCTTCCCCATCACCATCGTGTTATGCCACTTGATCATGAAGTTCGTGTTCGCCTCGGGCTTTCGATCAATTTATACTTGGTATACGGCCAAGTCGCGGGTCACCTTGCCGTGGGGCGTATATTTGCGGCGAATCTCTGGCATTGCGGCGGCTTCAGCCTTTGATATTGGACTGTCGCAGTGGGGGCTAGAATTTGTCACGGTCACGCTCTACACCATGACTAAAAGCTCATCTATCCTAttcatcttgttcttctctGTGATATTTAAGCTTGAGCAATGT AATGTATATCTACCCGCCATTACGTTGGCCATCGGCGGGGGtttgtttctctttgtttATCAATCCACCCAATTCCACTTGTTCGGTTTCACCTTATGCCTGATTGCCTCATTTATGAGTGGTGCCCGTTGGACCATCAGCCAAAAAGTGGTTCAGAAAAGTCAGTTAGGCTTATCCCACCCCATAGATATGATTTATCATATTCAACCCCTGATGATTCTTTGCATTTTGCCTCTTTCCGTTTTCTTCGAGG GTGCGGATGTGGCCACATCTCAAGAGGGCTTTCGTTTTCAAAGCTACAATGTGATCGTCCATCTCGCCGGGTTGGTCTTTTTTGGCGGCACTCTCGCCTTCGTCATGGAAGCGTTTGAATACCTCGTCCTTGCCAAAACCTCTTCTTTGACGTTATCCATCATAGGCGTAGTCAAG GAATTGACTTCAATATTTGTGGATCAAGTCTTTATGTCACACAACCAGCCCCTTAGCGCGATTAATTGGTTAGGGATGACCATCTGCGTTCTGGGGATTCTCATACACTTGGtgaacaaatccaaagagacGCCCCAATCCATGGCTCAAACAGGCTTAAAGGCCCGGGCCTATCGACGTCATAATCGCCGGGATTTGGAATCTGAATATGGACTTCCACTTTTAAGCGACGATTCGGGAGACTTATCGAGCGACGAGGACTTCTTCTCACCCAACTTGCCCGTTTCTCGGTCTGATAGCAATTTGAAAGGtgcttccaatttcaaaaatgtgggAGAAGAGTTTTTCCTCAGAGAGAATCGCACTTGGACGAGTGTTCGAGATTCGCACCTTCTAATGAAAGGTCTAGATACCGATGACGAACGCACCGTGCCTGATATCCTTTTAGACAAAAACGAGATTCAAAAAGCCCAAGTAGCCAAACAGCAATCGAGAAATGACGATGTTCTTTTGTCGGAGCTGGATTTCTTGGACTCTGATTAA